One part of the Halopenitus persicus genome encodes these proteins:
- a CDS encoding 2,5-diamino-6-(ribosylamino)-4(3H)-pyrimidinone 5'-phosphate reductase — protein MHVVVNAAQSVDGKLATRRREQLRISGPEDFDRVDRIRAAADAVLVGVGTVLADDPHLTLTEEDRRVGRLRNGRPGNPARIVVDSRGRTPTDARILDDAATTYLLVGADVPDDRRATLEAAGATVIAVEGSDAATDDDRSPDGRVDLTAALDALAERGLDRILVEGGGEVIFSLFAAGLVDELSVYVGSMVIGGRDAPTLADGDGFTGSFPSLTLTGTERLDDGIVLSYDVD, from the coding sequence AACGCCGCTCAAAGCGTCGACGGGAAGCTCGCGACGCGCCGGCGTGAACAGCTCCGGATCTCCGGCCCCGAGGATTTCGACCGCGTCGACCGGATCCGTGCCGCGGCCGACGCCGTCCTCGTGGGCGTCGGCACCGTGCTGGCCGACGACCCGCACCTCACGCTCACCGAGGAGGACCGCCGCGTCGGCCGGCTGCGAAACGGCCGTCCCGGGAACCCCGCCCGGATCGTCGTCGACTCGCGCGGTCGAACCCCGACCGACGCACGGATCCTCGACGACGCGGCGACGACGTACCTGCTCGTCGGCGCTGACGTTCCCGACGACCGACGCGCCACGCTCGAGGCCGCCGGCGCGACGGTGATCGCCGTGGAGGGGAGTGATGCCGCTACGGACGACGACAGGTCCCCGGATGGCCGCGTCGACCTCACGGCGGCCCTCGACGCGCTCGCGGAGCGGGGACTCGACCGGATCCTCGTCGAGGGGGGCGGCGAGGTGATCTTCTCGCTGTTCGCGGCCGGACTGGTCGACGAGCTGTCGGTCTACGTCGGTTCGATGGTGATCGGCGGCCGGGACGCGCCGACCCTGGCCGACGGCGACGGCTTCACCGGCTCGTTCCCGTCGCTGACGCTCACGGGGACCGAGCGGCTCGACGACGGGATCGTGCTCTCCTACGACGTCGACTAA